GGCCAGCGCGCGGCGCAACGGTGACGTCAGCGCATCCCGACCCGGGGGCAGGAAAGCGTCCGGGTCGCTGGCGGCCGCCATGATGCGCTCCGGGAGACCCCGGTCAGGCGCGGACTTCCTGGACGCGGCCGTACGAAGCCACGCGCTGGAGCCGCTGTTCCACGAGCTGGTCGGCCGTCATGCCGGACAACTGGCGCAGCGTGTCGCCCAGGGCGCGGCGCAGCAGGCGCGCCATGACGCGCGGGTCGCGATGCGCGCCGCCGACCGGCTCGTTGACGACACGGTCGACCAGGCCCAGGTCTTTCAGCCGCGGGGCCGTGATGCCCAGGGCTTCCGCCGCTTCCGGCGCCTTGTCCGCGCTGCGCCACAGGATGGAGGCGCAGCCTTCGGGCGAGATTACGGAGTAGGTGGCGTACTGCAGCATGAGCACCGCATTGGCGACCGCGATGGCGAGCGCGCCGCCGGATCCGCCTTCGCCGATGACCGTGGCGATGATGGGTACGCGCAATTCGGCCATGGCGTAAAGGTTATGCCCGATTGCCTCGGATTGCCCGCGCTCTTCCGCGCCGATGCCGGGATAGGCGCCGGGAGTATCGACGAAGGTGAAGACCGGGATATCGAATTTTTCCGCCAGCCGCATCAACCGCAACGCCTTCCGATAGCCCTCCGGGCGCGGCATGCCGAAGTTGCGCATGGCGCGCTCCTTCGTATCGCGGCCCTTCTGGTGGCCGATGACCATGCAGGAGGCGCCGTTGAAGCGCGCGAGCCCGCCCACGATG
The sequence above is a segment of the Bordetella genomosp. 9 genome. Coding sequences within it:
- a CDS encoding acetyl-CoA carboxylase carboxyltransferase subunit alpha; its protein translation is MRNTFLDFEQPLAELDNKIEQLRFVQADSAVDISDEIARLQQKSQALAKEIYANLTPWQTALVARHPQRPYTMDYVREIFTDFHELHGDRMYADDQSIVGGLARFNGASCMVIGHQKGRDTKERAMRNFGMPRPEGYRKALRLMRLAEKFDIPVFTFVDTPGAYPGIGAEERGQSEAIGHNLYAMAELRVPIIATVIGEGGSGGALAIAVANAVLMLQYATYSVISPEGCASILWRSADKAPEAAEALGITAPRLKDLGLVDRVVNEPVGGAHRDPRVMARLLRRALGDTLRQLSGMTADQLVEQRLQRVASYGRVQEVRA